One part of the Halobellus ruber genome encodes these proteins:
- the hemC gene encoding hydroxymethylbilane synthase, translating to MTTRGQLRLATRGSDLALRQAASVRETLEDRRYEVELREVETRGDRLTDDLIHRLGKTGAFVRALDEDVLAGEADAAVHSMKDMPTEFPPDLVVAGVPQRASAADLLVTPDGADLSELPSGAVVGTSSLRRKAQLLAERPDLTVESLRGNVDTRVEKLLATGLQAEHERRLDAEEGAAESDDAEDDAPVFDQSVEAWFDGLAEIERRALERDVDVEYDAIVLAEAGLRRSGLLHRIEYDRLDPTQFVPSPGQGAIAVTTRDDGDAVDRVREAVDHPRTRVETTVERTVLSELGGGCIAPIGVYATLQGPYVHVTARVLSGDGEREVADKRDIPVEEHVTEAAAFAASLSDRGAAELIDEARGAAEE from the coding sequence ATGACCACTCGCGGGCAGCTCCGACTGGCGACGCGGGGTTCGGATCTGGCGCTCCGGCAGGCCGCAAGCGTCCGGGAGACGCTCGAGGACCGTCGCTACGAGGTCGAACTCCGCGAGGTTGAGACGCGCGGCGACCGGCTCACCGACGACCTGATCCATCGGCTGGGGAAGACCGGCGCGTTCGTCCGCGCGCTCGACGAGGACGTCCTCGCGGGCGAGGCCGACGCCGCGGTCCACTCGATGAAGGATATGCCGACGGAGTTCCCGCCGGACCTCGTCGTCGCGGGCGTCCCCCAACGGGCGTCGGCGGCGGACCTGCTCGTGACCCCCGACGGCGCCGACCTGTCGGAGCTGCCGAGCGGCGCGGTCGTCGGCACCTCGTCGCTCCGCCGGAAGGCCCAACTGCTGGCCGAGCGGCCGGATCTGACCGTCGAATCCCTCCGCGGCAACGTCGACACGCGGGTCGAGAAGCTACTCGCGACCGGGCTACAGGCCGAACACGAACGCCGACTCGACGCCGAGGAGGGTGCCGCCGAAAGCGACGACGCCGAGGACGACGCCCCCGTATTCGACCAGTCCGTCGAGGCGTGGTTCGACGGTCTCGCGGAGATCGAGCGCCGCGCACTCGAACGCGACGTCGACGTCGAGTACGACGCGATCGTCCTCGCGGAGGCGGGCCTCCGGCGGTCGGGGCTGCTCCACCGGATCGAGTACGACCGGTTGGATCCCACGCAGTTCGTGCCGTCGCCGGGACAGGGGGCCATCGCGGTCACGACCCGCGACGACGGCGACGCCGTCGACCGGGTCCGGGAGGCGGTCGATCACCCCCGAACGCGGGTCGAGACCACCGTCGAGCGGACGGTGCTCTCGGAGCTCGGCGGCGGCTGTATCGCCCCGATCGGCGTCTACGCCACGCTCCAGGGGCCGTACGTCCACGTGACCGCCCGGGTGCTCTCCGGCGACGGCGAACGGGAGGTCGCCGACAAGCGGGATATCCCGGTCGAGGAGCACGTCACCGAAGCCGCGGCGTTCGCGGCGTCGCTTTCGGACCGCGGCGCCGCCGAGCTGATCGACGAGGCCCGCGGGGCCGCGGAGGAGTGA
- the cobA gene encoding uroporphyrinogen-III C-methyltransferase encodes MSEDSSPDDAAVGLVSLVGSGPGDPELLTVKARRLLDTADVVLHDKLPGPEILGTIPEDRREDVGKRAGGEWTPQEYTNRRLVELAREGKHVVRLKGGDPFVFGRGGEEMEHLASEGIPFEVVPGITSAIGGPGVGGIPVTHRDHASSVSFVTGHEDPAKDESAVDWEALAATGGTIVVLMGVGNLPEYTDALLKAGLDPSTPVALVERATWPGMQVATGTLDDIVAVRDAEDIEPPAVTVIGAVAATRERVLEFLRNRPDDEMGVTDA; translated from the coding sequence ATGAGCGAGGACTCCTCACCCGACGACGCGGCGGTCGGGCTGGTCTCGCTCGTCGGCAGCGGCCCTGGCGACCCCGAACTCCTGACGGTGAAGGCCCGGCGGCTGCTGGATACCGCCGACGTGGTGCTCCACGACAAACTCCCGGGGCCGGAGATCCTCGGAACGATCCCCGAGGACAGACGCGAGGACGTCGGCAAGCGGGCCGGCGGCGAGTGGACGCCCCAGGAGTACACCAACCGCCGGCTGGTCGAACTCGCCCGCGAGGGCAAGCACGTCGTCCGGCTGAAGGGCGGCGACCCGTTCGTGTTCGGCCGCGGCGGCGAGGAGATGGAACACCTCGCAAGCGAGGGCATCCCCTTCGAGGTCGTCCCCGGGATCACTTCCGCAATCGGTGGCCCCGGGGTCGGGGGGATCCCGGTCACCCATCGCGATCACGCCTCGTCGGTCTCGTTTGTCACGGGCCACGAGGACCCTGCGAAGGACGAATCGGCGGTCGACTGGGAGGCGTTGGCGGCGACCGGCGGCACCATCGTGGTCCTGATGGGCGTCGGCAACCTCCCCGAGTACACCGACGCGCTCCTGAAAGCCGGGCTGGATCCCTCGACCCCGGTGGCGCTGGTCGAGCGCGCGACGTGGCCCGGAATGCAGGTCGCGACCGGAACGCTCGACGACATCGTCGCGGTTCGCGACGCCGAGGACATCGAACCGCCCGCGGTCACCGTGATCGGCGCGGTGGCGGCGACCCGCGAGCGGGTACTAGAGTTCCTCCGGAACCGACCCGACGACGAAATGGGGGTGACCGACGCGTGA
- a CDS encoding uroporphyrinogen-III synthase, translating into MSREVRVAVFRPDDERLANAVELLDSLGATPVPDPMLAVEPTGAVPGDDVRPDVAVLTSKTGVELLAEAGWSPGEATLACIGPKTAAAARDAGWTVDLVPEEYSSSGLVAALDGDVDGKRVAVARSDHGSQVLIEGLRDAGADVRETVLYRLRSPEGAGQSTVMAAGSELDAACFTSSLTVENFLEAAAERGVRGEAIAGLNRAVVGAIGEPTRQTAAEFGIRVDVVPENATFEALATAVVEKAAPTYHE; encoded by the coding sequence GTGAGCCGCGAGGTCCGCGTCGCGGTCTTCCGCCCCGACGACGAGCGGCTGGCCAACGCCGTTGAACTGCTGGACTCGCTGGGCGCGACGCCGGTCCCCGACCCGATGTTGGCCGTCGAGCCGACGGGTGCGGTCCCCGGTGACGACGTCCGTCCCGACGTCGCCGTCCTCACGAGCAAGACCGGCGTCGAACTCCTGGCGGAGGCGGGGTGGTCGCCGGGCGAGGCGACCTTAGCGTGCATCGGCCCCAAGACCGCGGCCGCGGCCCGCGACGCGGGGTGGACGGTGGATCTGGTTCCCGAGGAGTACTCCTCGTCCGGACTGGTCGCGGCGCTCGACGGCGACGTCGACGGGAAACGCGTCGCCGTCGCCCGGAGCGATCACGGCAGCCAGGTCCTGATTGAAGGCCTCCGCGACGCCGGCGCGGACGTTCGCGAAACCGTCCTCTACCGCCTCCGCAGCCCCGAGGGGGCGGGGCAGTCGACGGTGATGGCGGCCGGCAGCGAACTCGACGCCGCCTGCTTTACCTCCTCGCTCACCGTCGAGAACTTCCTCGAAGCGGCTGCGGAGCGTGGGGTCCGCGGGGAAGCCATCGCGGGGCTGAACCGCGCGGTCGTCGGCGCCATCGGCGAGCCGACGCGGCAGACCGCGGCGGAGTTCGGGATCCGGGTCGACGTCGTCCCCGAGAACGCAACGTTCGAGGCGCTGGCGACCGCGGTCGTGGAGAAAGCGGCGCCGACGTACCACGAGTAG